In Burkholderia sp. WP9, a genomic segment contains:
- a CDS encoding pseudouridine synthase, whose translation MRVKLTAKHPRPASSERAPVRTGSPSARKPTRPAGPKPSESTAGIGGARSERTGAPAGSGKRPAGGKPAGAGARPAKAEGSFSRERTAGGTQRAASDRPPRREGAGSTGAPRRFEGSGERAPRRDDGERAPRRFEGSGDRSERGPRRTEGERAPRRFEGGSERAPRRAEGERAPRRFEGGADRSERPLRRTEGERAPRRFEGGADRSERAPRRAEGERAPRRFEGSSERAPRRDDGERAPRRFEGSGDRSERAPRRAEGERAPRRFEGASDRAPRRTEGERPPRRFEGASDRAPRRDDNERRPFSGARPGTGRPSEGSSRGDRPERRERDASDRPRFGSDRGAPQERRGGERGPRNDSAPRRFEGERGSSERGERSFAKPVKSGYGERSDRPARAPRDERGDRAPAKREFGDRPARGAERTERPARSFDKTLPAAGRRFGDERPARADKPRGAARSERDSEVDATPRTPRRDYEDAPGTLRLSKLMSELGMCSRREADEWIEKGWVMVDGERIDTLGTKVRPDQRIEIDPAAEAAQASQVTVLIHKTVGFVSGQAEDGYQPAITLVTPENRWEGDRSDIRFSVAHLRQLAPAGRLDIDSTGLLVLTQDGRIAKQLIGGHSEIDKEYLVRVAFGEHTTDVESHFPPESLALLRHGLSLDDVPLKPAQVSWQNGEQLRFVLREGKKRQIRRMCELVGLEVIGLKRVRMGRVMLGALPPGQWRYLSADESF comes from the coding sequence ATGCGAGTCAAATTAACAGCCAAGCACCCGCGGCCGGCTTCGTCCGAACGCGCCCCTGTCCGTACCGGAAGTCCATCGGCGCGTAAGCCGACGCGCCCGGCGGGGCCGAAGCCTTCTGAGTCGACGGCGGGTATCGGCGGAGCCCGGAGCGAACGCACTGGCGCGCCGGCTGGAAGCGGCAAGCGACCGGCCGGCGGCAAGCCGGCGGGCGCTGGCGCTCGTCCGGCAAAGGCCGAAGGGTCGTTTTCGCGCGAGCGGACGGCCGGTGGGACTCAGCGGGCCGCGTCGGATCGGCCGCCGCGCCGCGAAGGCGCCGGCAGTACGGGTGCGCCGCGCCGGTTTGAAGGCAGCGGCGAGCGCGCTCCGCGTCGCGACGATGGTGAACGCGCCCCGCGCCGGTTTGAGGGCAGCGGTGATCGTAGCGAACGTGGGCCGCGCAGGACCGAGGGCGAGCGGGCACCGCGCCGCTTTGAAGGTGGCAGCGAACGTGCCCCGCGCCGCGCCGAGGGAGAGCGCGCGCCACGTCGGTTTGAAGGTGGTGCTGACCGCAGCGAACGCCCACTCCGTCGCACCGAAGGTGAACGTGCACCGCGTCGCTTTGAAGGTGGCGCTGACCGCAGTGAACGCGCACCCCGCAGGGCTGAGGGTGAACGTGCACCGCGTCGGTTTGAAGGCAGCAGCGAGCGCGCCCCGCGTCGCGACGATGGCGAACGCGCCCCGCGCCGGTTTGAAGGCAGTGGTGATCGTAGCGAACGCGCCCCGCGCCGCGCTGAGGGTGAACGCGCCCCACGTCGGTTTGAAGGTGCCAGCGATCGCGCCCCCCGTCGCACCGAGGGTGAACGCCCGCCACGTCGGTTTGAAGGTGCCAGCGACCGCGCCCCGCGCCGCGACGATAACGAACGCCGCCCGTTCAGCGGTGCGCGTCCTGGCACGGGCCGTCCGTCCGAAGGCTCGTCGCGCGGCGATCGTCCGGAACGTCGTGAGCGCGATGCGTCCGACCGTCCGCGCTTCGGCAGCGACCGTGGCGCTCCGCAAGAGCGCCGTGGCGGTGAGCGCGGGCCGCGCAACGACAGCGCGCCGCGTCGTTTCGAAGGCGAGCGCGGTTCGTCCGAACGCGGTGAACGCAGTTTTGCCAAGCCCGTCAAGAGCGGCTACGGCGAGCGCTCCGACCGTCCGGCACGCGCTCCGCGCGACGAGCGCGGCGATCGCGCGCCGGCCAAACGCGAATTCGGCGACCGTCCTGCGCGCGGCGCGGAGCGCACCGAGCGCCCTGCCCGCAGCTTCGACAAGACCTTGCCCGCCGCCGGACGCCGCTTCGGCGACGAGCGGCCCGCGCGCGCCGACAAGCCGCGCGGCGCAGCACGAAGCGAGCGCGATTCCGAAGTCGATGCCACGCCGCGCACGCCGCGTCGCGATTACGAAGACGCGCCGGGCACTTTGCGCCTGTCCAAGCTGATGTCGGAACTCGGTATGTGTTCGCGCCGCGAAGCCGACGAGTGGATCGAAAAAGGCTGGGTGATGGTGGACGGCGAGCGCATCGACACGCTCGGCACCAAGGTTCGCCCGGACCAGCGTATCGAGATCGACCCCGCCGCCGAAGCCGCGCAAGCAAGCCAGGTGACAGTGCTGATCCACAAGACAGTGGGCTTCGTCTCCGGTCAGGCGGAAGACGGTTATCAACCGGCCATCACGCTCGTTACGCCGGAGAACCGCTGGGAAGGCGACCGCTCGGACATTCGCTTTTCGGTCGCGCATTTGCGCCAGCTCGCACCGGCCGGCCGTCTGGATATCGACTCGACGGGCTTGCTGGTACTGACTCAGGACGGCCGTATCGCGAAGCAGCTGATCGGCGGTCATTCGGAAATCGACAAGGAGTATCTCGTGCGCGTGGCGTTCGGCGAGCACACCACCGACGTCGAAAGCCACTTCCCGCCGGAAAGTCTGGCGCTGCTGCGGCACGGCCTCTCGCTCGACGATGTGCCGCTCAAACCCGCGCAGGTCAGTTGGCAGAACGGCGAACAATTGCGTTTTGTGCTGCGTGAAGGCAAGAAGCGCCAGATTCGCCGCATGTGCGAACTGGTCGGCCTCGAAGTGATCGGCCTGAAGCGCGTGCGCATGGGCCGTGTGATGCTGGGCGCGCTGCCGCCTGGGCAATGGCGCTACCTGTCAGCCGACGAATCGTTCTGA
- a CDS encoding [protein-PII] uridylyltransferase gives MSSVPALAQSPARSLKAEYKVAKAQLLERFRTATNVEALMASLARATDDSLSAVWNTCDLPPELALLAVGGYGRGELAPHSDIDILVLLPDAPIGHLEARIERFISLAWDLGLELGSSVRSVSQCLDEAANDVTVRTSLLEARRITGSAELFDDFAKRYRDALDPKAFFQAKVLEMRQRHAKFQDTPYSLEPNIKESPGGLRDLQLILWITQAAGFGSSWRELEARGLITEREARELRRNESFLKALRARLHVIAGRRQDIMVFDLQTAVAESFGYKPTATKRASEQLMRRYYWSAKAVTQLATILIQNIEAQLFPSTSGVTRVLSDRFVEKQGMLEIASDDVFQREPNAILEAFLLYEQTPGVKGLSARTLRAIYNARDVMDQHWRRDPENRRLFMDILKQPAGITHALRLMNQTSVLGRYLLNFRRIVGQMQHDLYHVYTVDQHILMVLRNLRRFAVAEHAHEYPFCSQLIANFDRPWVLYVAALFHDIAKGRGGDHSTLGMADARRFCRNHGILGDDGELVVWLVQQHLTMSQVAQKQDTSDPEVIKRFAELVGTERRLTALYLLTVADIRGTSPKVWNTWKGKLLEDLYRATLSVLGGARPDAHSELKSRQEEALALLRLETVPEGAQRALWDKLDIGYFLRHDAADIAWQTRVLYRHVETPTPIVRARPSPIGEALQVLVYVKDQPDLFAGICAYFDRNGLSVLDARVSTTRHGYALDNFLVAHTEEDVHYRDIANLVEQELTARLTGDGTLLPGPSKGRLSRLSRTFPVTPRVDLRADERGQYYILSVSANDRPGLLYSIARVLAEHRVGVASARINTLGERVEDVFLLDGRGLSDSRLQIQVETELLRAIAV, from the coding sequence ATGAGTAGTGTTCCAGCCCTCGCCCAATCCCCTGCCAGGTCGCTCAAGGCGGAGTACAAAGTGGCCAAAGCCCAACTGCTGGAACGCTTCAGGACGGCCACCAACGTCGAGGCGCTGATGGCCTCGCTCGCGCGCGCCACCGACGATTCCCTGAGCGCCGTCTGGAACACCTGCGACCTGCCGCCCGAGCTGGCCTTGCTGGCGGTGGGCGGCTACGGGCGCGGCGAACTGGCGCCGCACTCCGACATCGACATTCTGGTGTTGCTGCCCGACGCGCCGATCGGGCATCTGGAAGCCCGCATCGAACGCTTTATCAGTCTCGCCTGGGATTTGGGGCTCGAACTGGGCAGCAGCGTACGCAGCGTGTCGCAATGCCTCGATGAAGCCGCCAACGACGTCACGGTGCGCACCTCGCTGCTCGAAGCACGGCGCATAACCGGCAGCGCGGAGTTGTTCGACGACTTCGCGAAGCGTTACCGCGACGCGCTCGACCCCAAAGCCTTCTTCCAGGCCAAAGTGCTGGAAATGCGCCAGCGCCACGCCAAATTCCAGGACACGCCTTACTCGCTCGAACCCAACATCAAGGAGAGCCCGGGCGGCCTGCGCGATCTGCAACTGATTCTGTGGATCACCCAGGCGGCCGGTTTCGGCAGCAGCTGGCGCGAACTCGAAGCGCGCGGCCTGATCACCGAGCGCGAGGCGCGCGAACTGCGCCGCAACGAGAGTTTCCTGAAAGCGCTGCGTGCGCGGCTGCATGTGATCGCCGGGCGTCGTCAGGACATCATGGTGTTCGACCTGCAAACGGCGGTGGCGGAGAGCTTCGGCTACAAGCCGACCGCCACCAAGCGCGCGAGCGAACAGCTCATGCGCCGCTACTACTGGTCTGCCAAGGCTGTCACGCAACTCGCCACGATCCTGATCCAGAACATCGAGGCGCAACTCTTTCCCAGCACGAGCGGCGTCACGCGTGTGCTGTCGGACCGCTTCGTCGAGAAGCAGGGCATGCTGGAAATCGCCAGCGACGACGTGTTCCAGCGCGAGCCGAACGCGATCCTCGAGGCTTTCCTGCTGTACGAACAGACGCCCGGCGTAAAAGGCCTGTCGGCGCGCACCCTGCGCGCGATCTACAACGCCCGCGACGTGATGGATCAGCATTGGCGGCGGGACCCGGAAAACCGGCGCCTCTTCATGGACATCCTGAAGCAGCCGGCCGGCATCACGCACGCACTGCGCCTGATGAACCAGACCAGCGTACTGGGGCGCTATCTGCTCAACTTCCGGCGCATTGTCGGGCAGATGCAGCACGATCTGTATCACGTCTACACCGTCGACCAGCACATTCTGATGGTGCTGCGCAATCTGCGGCGCTTCGCCGTGGCCGAGCACGCGCACGAATATCCGTTCTGCAGCCAGCTGATCGCCAACTTTGACCGGCCGTGGGTGCTGTACGTGGCGGCGCTGTTTCACGACATCGCCAAAGGCCGCGGCGGCGACCATTCCACGCTCGGCATGGCCGACGCGCGGCGCTTCTGCCGCAATCACGGCATTCTCGGCGACGACGGCGAACTCGTCGTGTGGCTGGTCCAGCAGCATCTGACCATGAGCCAGGTCGCTCAGAAGCAGGATACGAGCGACCCGGAAGTCATCAAGCGATTTGCCGAACTGGTCGGCACCGAGCGCCGCCTCACGGCGCTCTACCTGCTGACCGTGGCCGACATCCGCGGCACCAGTCCGAAAGTCTGGAACACGTGGAAAGGCAAGCTGCTCGAAGATCTGTACCGCGCCACCCTCTCCGTACTCGGCGGCGCACGCCCGGATGCGCATTCGGAACTGAAGTCCCGGCAGGAAGAAGCGCTTGCGCTGCTGCGCCTCGAAACCGTGCCGGAAGGTGCGCAGAGGGCGCTATGGGACAAGCTCGACATCGGCTATTTCCTGCGTCACGACGCGGCGGATATCGCGTGGCAAACACGTGTGCTGTATCGCCATGTCGAAACGCCGACGCCGATCGTGCGGGCCCGTCCGTCGCCGATCGGCGAGGCGCTTCAGGTGCTGGTCTATGTGAAGGATCAGCCCGATCTGTTCGCCGGCATTTGCGCGTATTTCGACCGCAATGGCTTGTCGGTGCTCGATGCGCGGGTCAGCACGACCCGTCACGGTTACGCGCTCGATAATTTCCTCGTCGCGCATACCGAAGAAGACGTGCATTATCGCGATATTGCCAATCTGGTCGAACAGGAACTGACCGCTCGCCTCACGGGTGACGGCACCCTGCTTCCGGGACCGTCGAAAGGCCGTCTGTCACGGCTGTCGCGGACCTTCCCTGTTACGCCGCGCGTCGATCTTCGGGCCGACGAGCGCGGCCAATATTACATCCTGTCCGTGTCGGCGAACGACCGGCCAGGCCTTCTTTATTCGATTGCGCGCGTGCTGGCCGAGCATCGGGTCGGCGTCGCTTCGGCGCGGATCAATACGCTCGGCGAACGCGTCGAAGACGTGTTCCTGCTTGATGGACGCGGCCTGTCTGACAGCCGCCTGCAAATTCAGGTCGAGACCGAACTGCTGCGCGCGATTGCAGTGTGA
- the map gene encoding type I methionyl aminopeptidase has protein sequence MAITLKNEHDIAQMRVACKLASEVLDYITPFVTAGITTGELDRLCHEYMLKEQGTIPAPLNYQPPGYPPYPKATCISVNDVICHGIPGDKTLKNGDALNIDVTVIKEGYFGDTSRMFIVGEGSILAKRLVQTTFECMWLGIDQVRPGAHLGDIGYAIQKHAEGQGYSVVREYCGHGIGTVFHEDPQILHYGRPGTGLELQTGMIFTIEPMINAGRRDIRTMPDQWTVKTKDRSLSAQWEHTVLVTETGYDVLTVSAGTPARPPIVAATA, from the coding sequence ATGGCTATTACGCTCAAAAACGAACACGATATCGCGCAGATGCGCGTCGCTTGCAAACTCGCGAGCGAAGTGCTCGACTACATCACGCCGTTCGTCACGGCGGGCATCACCACTGGCGAACTCGACCGCCTGTGCCACGAATACATGCTGAAGGAACAGGGCACGATTCCGGCGCCGCTGAACTATCAGCCGCCCGGCTACCCGCCCTACCCGAAAGCCACCTGCATTTCCGTCAACGACGTGATCTGCCACGGCATTCCGGGCGACAAGACCTTGAAGAACGGCGACGCGCTGAATATCGACGTCACCGTCATCAAGGAAGGCTATTTCGGCGACACCAGCCGCATGTTCATCGTCGGCGAAGGCTCGATCCTGGCCAAACGTCTGGTTCAGACCACCTTCGAATGCATGTGGCTCGGCATCGACCAGGTGCGTCCGGGCGCCCATCTCGGCGACATCGGCTATGCGATCCAGAAACATGCGGAAGGCCAGGGCTACAGCGTGGTGCGCGAATATTGCGGTCACGGCATCGGCACGGTGTTCCACGAGGACCCGCAGATCCTGCACTACGGCCGCCCCGGCACCGGGCTCGAGCTGCAAACCGGCATGATCTTCACGATCGAGCCGATGATCAATGCCGGCCGCCGCGACATCCGCACCATGCCGGACCAGTGGACCGTCAAAACGAAAGACCGCAGCCTGTCGGCGCAGTGGGAGCATACCGTGCTCGTCACCGAAACCGGCTACGACGTGCTGACCGTTTCGGCCGGCACGCCCGCGCGTCCGCCGATCGTCGCGGCCACCGCCTGA
- the rpsB gene encoding 30S ribosomal protein S2 produces the protein MAVTMRQMLEAGVHFGHQTRFWNPKMAPFIFGHRNKIHIINLEKTLPMYNDALKYARQLAANRGTILFVGTKRQSRDTIAEEAQRAGMPYVNARWLGGMLTNFKTLKVSIKRLKDMEAALEAGETERMSKKEALLFEREMAKLQKSIGGVKDMGGIPDAIFVVDVGYHKIAVTEANKLGIPVIAVVDTNHSPEGIDYVIPGNDDASKAVALYTAGVADAIVEGRANAVNEVVQAARGGDGDEFVEVNAEA, from the coding sequence ATGGCAGTTACCATGCGTCAAATGCTGGAAGCCGGTGTCCACTTCGGTCACCAAACGCGCTTCTGGAACCCGAAGATGGCCCCGTTCATTTTCGGTCATCGCAACAAGATTCACATCATCAACCTCGAAAAGACGCTGCCGATGTACAACGACGCGCTGAAGTACGCGCGTCAACTGGCAGCGAACCGCGGCACGATCCTGTTCGTTGGCACGAAGCGTCAATCGCGCGACACCATCGCTGAAGAAGCACAACGCGCTGGTATGCCGTACGTCAATGCTCGCTGGCTCGGCGGCATGCTGACCAACTTCAAGACGCTGAAGGTATCGATCAAGCGCCTGAAGGACATGGAAGCGGCGCTGGAAGCAGGCGAAACCGAACGCATGAGCAAGAAGGAAGCGCTCCTGTTCGAACGCGAAATGGCCAAGCTGCAAAAGTCGATCGGCGGCGTGAAGGACATGGGCGGCATTCCGGACGCGATCTTCGTGGTCGACGTCGGCTACCACAAGATTGCCGTGACCGAAGCCAACAAGCTCGGCATTCCGGTCATCGCCGTGGTCGACACGAACCACTCGCCGGAAGGCATCGACTACGTGATCCCGGGTAACGACGACGCCTCGAAGGCTGTCGCTCTGTACACGGCTGGCGTGGCTGACGCGATCGTTGAAGGCCGTGCGAACGCGGTCAACGAAGTGGTGCAGGCTGCACGTGGTGGCGACGGCGACGAGTTCGTCGAGGTCAACGCGGAAGCGTAA
- the tsf gene encoding translation elongation factor Ts: protein MAAITASMVAELRAKTDAPMMECKKALTEADGDMARAEELLRVKLGNKASKAASRVTAEGVVASFIGGNAGSLVELNCETDFVSKNDDFLAFSKKVAELVATQNPADVAALSALPLDGSTVDAVRLALVGKIGENLSIRRFVRFDTANKLAAYLHGTRIGVLVEYTGADEQVGKDVAMHIAAMKPVSLSSDDVPADLIAKERSIAEQKAAESGKPAEIVAKMVDGSVQKYLKEVSLLNQTFVKNDKQTIEQMLKAGNASVQKFALFVVGEGIEKKQDDFAAEVAAQVAAAKQQ, encoded by the coding sequence ATGGCGGCAATTACCGCAAGCATGGTTGCAGAACTGCGCGCAAAGACCGACGCGCCGATGATGGAATGCAAGAAGGCGCTGACGGAAGCCGACGGCGACATGGCGCGCGCTGAAGAGCTGCTGCGCGTGAAGCTGGGCAACAAGGCCAGCAAGGCAGCGTCGCGCGTGACGGCTGAAGGCGTGGTCGCATCGTTCATCGGCGGCAATGCAGGTTCGCTGGTCGAGCTGAACTGCGAAACCGACTTCGTTTCGAAGAACGACGACTTCCTGGCTTTCTCGAAGAAGGTCGCTGAGCTGGTCGCTACGCAAAACCCGGCTGACGTCGCTGCTTTGTCGGCACTGCCGCTGGACGGCTCGACGGTCGACGCAGTGCGTCTCGCGCTGGTCGGCAAGATCGGCGAAAACCTGTCGATCCGCCGTTTCGTGCGCTTCGACACCGCCAACAAGCTGGCAGCGTACCTGCACGGCACGCGTATCGGCGTGCTGGTCGAGTACACGGGCGCGGACGAGCAGGTCGGCAAGGACGTGGCAATGCACATCGCCGCAATGAAGCCGGTTTCGCTGTCGTCGGACGACGTGCCGGCGGATCTGATCGCCAAGGAACGCAGCATTGCTGAACAGAAGGCCGCCGAATCGGGCAAGCCGGCTGAAATCGTCGCCAAGATGGTCGACGGCAGCGTGCAGAAGTACCTGAAGGAAGTGTCGCTGCTGAACCAGACGTTCGTTAAGAACGACAAGCAGACGATCGAACAGATGCTGAAGGCCGGCAACGCGAGCGTGCAGAAGTTCGCACTGTTCGTGGTCGGCGAAGGCATCGAGAAGAAGCAGGACGACTTCGCAGCTGAAGTGGCCGCTCAAGTCGCTGCTGCAAAGCAACAATAA
- the pyrH gene encoding UMP kinase — translation MPTAYKRVLLKLSGEALMGDDAFGINRATIERMVADVAEVVRLGTQLAVVIGGGNIFRGVAGGAAGMDRATADYMGMLATMMNALALQDAMRHAGIEARVQSALRMDQVVEPYIRPRAIRQLEEGKVVIFAAGTGNPFFTTDTAAALRGSEIGAEVVLKATKVDGVYSADPKKDPSATRYTTISFDEAIGRNLQVMDATAFALCRDQKLPIRVFSIVKPGALKRIVQGEDEGTLVHV, via the coding sequence ATGCCCACTGCCTATAAACGCGTCCTGCTCAAACTCTCCGGTGAAGCTCTGATGGGCGACGATGCCTTTGGCATCAATCGCGCGACCATCGAACGAATGGTGGCGGACGTGGCCGAAGTGGTCCGTCTCGGAACGCAGCTGGCCGTGGTGATCGGCGGCGGCAATATTTTCCGCGGCGTCGCAGGCGGCGCGGCGGGTATGGATCGCGCCACGGCCGACTACATGGGCATGCTGGCCACCATGATGAACGCCCTGGCGCTGCAGGACGCCATGCGCCACGCCGGTATCGAGGCGCGCGTGCAATCGGCGCTGCGCATGGACCAGGTGGTCGAGCCGTACATCCGGCCCCGCGCGATTCGCCAGCTCGAAGAAGGCAAAGTCGTGATTTTCGCGGCCGGCACCGGCAACCCGTTCTTCACGACCGACACGGCCGCAGCGCTGCGCGGCTCGGAAATTGGCGCGGAAGTCGTGCTGAAAGCAACGAAGGTGGACGGCGTCTACTCCGCCGACCCGAAGAAAGACCCGAGCGCGACCCGTTACACCACGATCAGCTTCGACGAGGCAATCGGCCGCAATCTGCAGGTCATGGACGCCACGGCGTTCGCACTGTGCCGCGACCAGAAGCTGCCGATCCGGGTGTTTTCGATCGTCAAGCCGGGCGCGCTCAAGCGCATCGTACAAGGTGAGGACGAAGGCACTCTCGTCCACGTGTAA
- the frr gene encoding ribosome recycling factor, which yields MSVADIRKGAEQKMQRSIDAFKNDLSKIRTGRAHTGLLDHIQCDYYGSPVPISQVANLTLIDARTIGVQPWEKKMVQVVEKAIRESDLGLNPATQGDVIRVPMPALTEERRRELTKVVKSEAETAKVAVRNLRRDANEQLKKLVKDKEISEDDERRAGDDVQKLTDKFVAEIDKLVVTKEAEIMTV from the coding sequence ATGTCTGTGGCTGATATCCGAAAGGGCGCTGAACAAAAGATGCAGCGCTCCATCGACGCGTTCAAGAACGACCTGTCGAAGATCCGCACGGGCCGTGCGCATACGGGCCTGCTGGATCACATCCAGTGCGATTACTACGGTTCGCCGGTGCCGATTTCACAAGTCGCGAACCTGACGCTGATCGACGCCCGCACGATTGGCGTGCAGCCGTGGGAAAAGAAGATGGTTCAGGTCGTCGAAAAGGCGATCCGCGAGTCGGACCTCGGCCTGAACCCGGCCACGCAAGGCGACGTGATTCGCGTGCCGATGCCCGCGTTGACCGAAGAGCGCCGCCGCGAACTGACCAAAGTGGTCAAGAGCGAAGCGGAAACGGCCAAGGTCGCCGTGCGCAATTTGCGCCGTGATGCAAACGAGCAACTGAAAAAGCTCGTGAAGGACAAAGAAATTTCGGAAGACGACGAGCGTCGTGCCGGTGACGACGTTCAGAAGCTGACGGACAAGTTCGTTGCCGAAATCGACAAACTCGTCGTGACGAAAGAAGCCGAGATCATGACGGTCTGA
- the uppS gene encoding polyprenyl diphosphate synthase, with the protein MTYTSSTVRVPDVAAVPRHIAIIMDGNGRWATQRRLPRVAGHTRGVDAVRAAVEACARQGVEYLTLFAFSSENWRRPNDEVSFLMRLFVTALEREIGKLHANGIRLRVVGDLSRFDTRIRDLIKRAETKTARNTRLTLTIAANYGGRWDIMQATRKLAEQSALAGKAVEVTEESFAEHLSMAYAPEPDLFIRTGGERRVSNFLLWQLAYTEFYFTDTFWPDFDADALGHAIASYAERERRFGRTSAQLEPQSQNVDSLPC; encoded by the coding sequence ATGACCTATACCAGCTCAACCGTGCGCGTGCCTGATGTCGCCGCGGTGCCGCGACATATCGCGATCATCATGGACGGCAACGGCCGTTGGGCCACCCAGCGGCGTCTGCCGCGCGTGGCGGGCCATACGCGCGGCGTCGACGCGGTGCGTGCGGCCGTCGAGGCGTGCGCCCGTCAGGGTGTCGAATATCTGACGCTGTTCGCTTTCAGCTCGGAAAACTGGCGTCGTCCCAACGACGAAGTGTCGTTCCTGATGCGCCTGTTCGTGACCGCGCTGGAGCGCGAGATCGGCAAACTGCACGCCAACGGCATCCGTTTGCGGGTAGTGGGCGATCTGTCGCGCTTCGATACGCGCATCCGCGACCTGATCAAGCGCGCGGAGACCAAGACCGCGCGCAATACCCGCCTTACACTCACGATCGCCGCGAACTACGGCGGCCGCTGGGACATCATGCAGGCCACCCGCAAGCTCGCCGAACAGTCGGCGCTGGCGGGCAAGGCGGTCGAGGTGACCGAGGAATCGTTCGCCGAGCACCTCTCCATGGCTTATGCGCCGGAGCCGGATCTGTTCATCCGCACCGGCGGCGAGCGCCGTGTCAGCAACTTCCTGCTGTGGCAGCTCGCTTACACCGAGTTCTACTTCACCGACACGTTCTGGCCGGATTTCGACGCCGACGCGCTCGGCCACGCCATCGCTTCGTACGCGGAGCGCGAACGCCGCTTCGGCCGCACCAGTGCTCAACTCGAGCCGCAATCGCAAAACGTCGATTCGCTTCCATGCTAA
- a CDS encoding phosphatidate cytidylyltransferase, giving the protein MLKTRVITAIILLAVFLPVTLFAPVGAFGALIAFVVVFAAWEWARLLKLGGAGPVIYALVAAVALVASTRLGTGIEQARPLFQAAAIFWVIAGPFVLLRKPTLAQGAWRSFLFVAGIVVFVACWHALVAARMQGVPFVLSLLLLVWLADIGAYFSGKAFGKHKLAPAISPGKTWEGAIGGWLVVMIVAAAAVFLHAFEPTLYSALLAHWGAVRTLLALTLLVVFSVVGDLFESMMKRQAGVKDSSGLLPGHGGVLDRIDALLPVLPLAMLLLG; this is encoded by the coding sequence ATGCTAAAAACCCGTGTCATCACGGCGATCATCCTGCTGGCGGTCTTCCTGCCGGTGACGTTGTTCGCGCCGGTGGGTGCGTTCGGCGCGCTTATCGCCTTCGTCGTCGTGTTCGCCGCATGGGAGTGGGCGCGCCTGCTCAAGCTGGGCGGCGCGGGCCCGGTCATTTATGCGCTGGTGGCCGCGGTGGCGCTCGTCGCCAGCACGCGCCTTGGCACCGGTATCGAGCAGGCGAGGCCGCTCTTTCAGGCGGCCGCGATTTTCTGGGTGATCGCCGGTCCGTTCGTGCTGTTGCGCAAGCCCACGCTCGCCCAGGGCGCATGGCGCTCCTTTCTGTTTGTTGCCGGCATTGTGGTATTCGTCGCGTGCTGGCATGCTCTCGTCGCCGCGCGCATGCAGGGTGTGCCGTTCGTGCTGTCGTTGCTGCTATTGGTATGGCTGGCCGATATCGGCGCATACTTCTCGGGAAAAGCATTCGGAAAACACAAGCTGGCACCTGCCATCAGTCCGGGTAAGACTTGGGAGGGCGCGATCGGCGGCTGGCTGGTGGTGATGATCGTCGCGGCGGCGGCGGTCTTTTTGCATGCGTTCGAGCCGACCCTGTATTCTGCGTTGCTGGCGCATTGGGGCGCCGTGCGCACGTTGCTCGCCCTGACCCTGCTGGTCGTTTTCAGTGTGGTGGGCGACCTGTTCGAATCCATGATGAAACGCCAGGCCGGTGTGAAAGATTCAAGCGGCCTGTTGCCGGGGCACGGTGGCGTGCTCGACCGCATCGACGCATTGTTGCCGGTGCTGCCGCTTGCCATGCTGCTGCTCGGCTAG